In the genome of Pseudoglutamicibacter cumminsii, one region contains:
- a CDS encoding Rieske (2Fe-2S) protein has protein sequence MENKISRVEAPAADAALPVEHDAAHQGCCTSRRAVLGGAVLGAAALGLAACGASGPAEIPEATGKPEPVLKTSDLAVGGQASATAGKTKLVLFRPSENEVLAFSAVCTHAGCEVSPGSENRFHCPCHESWFKAEDGSVISGPANAALPRFACEIKGEDIVVYL, from the coding sequence ATGGAGAACAAGATTTCGCGAGTCGAAGCCCCGGCAGCTGATGCTGCCTTGCCAGTTGAGCACGATGCGGCCCACCAGGGTTGCTGCACTTCCCGTCGCGCTGTTCTTGGCGGCGCGGTCCTGGGTGCTGCGGCGCTGGGTCTCGCGGCGTGTGGCGCGAGCGGCCCTGCCGAGATTCCGGAGGCCACGGGCAAACCTGAGCCTGTCTTGAAGACGAGCGACCTTGCAGTGGGCGGCCAAGCGAGCGCAACCGCAGGTAAGACCAAGCTTGTTCTTTTCCGTCCATCGGAGAATGAAGTTCTGGCTTTCTCGGCGGTCTGCACGCACGCGGGCTGCGAGGTGAGCCCAGGCTCGGAAAACCGCTTCCACTGCCCGTGCCACGAATCCTGGTTCAAAGCAGAGGACGGTAGCGTCATTTCTGGCCCAGCTAACGCCGCCCTGCCACGCTTCGCATGCGAGATCAAAGGCGAGGACATCGTCGTCTACCTCTAG
- a CDS encoding DUF3000 domain-containing protein: MSFSAETARLGSAGVPHEFSLVLDGLKRALVRPEMTLEEIPAPKRLAPYAVALKANVADPHGDDELATGRFILLFDPQGNPVWDGTMRIVTYIRAEVDGEMGNDQLAASVAWTWLVEALEEHGAPYRRAGGTATRALSENFGDLAQQPERVDIELRASWTPEDYNVQNQLEAWCDMVCSFAGLPPMEDGVTPMPNVRLT; this comes from the coding sequence GTGAGTTTTAGCGCAGAGACAGCACGGTTGGGTTCAGCCGGCGTCCCGCACGAATTTTCGTTGGTGCTGGACGGTCTGAAGCGCGCCTTGGTGCGTCCTGAGATGACGCTTGAGGAGATCCCTGCCCCTAAGCGCTTGGCTCCATACGCCGTCGCGTTAAAGGCGAATGTCGCGGACCCCCACGGGGATGATGAGCTCGCGACGGGTCGATTCATTTTGCTGTTCGATCCACAAGGTAATCCCGTGTGGGATGGAACGATGCGGATCGTGACCTACATCCGCGCCGAGGTGGACGGCGAGATGGGTAACGATCAGCTCGCCGCATCGGTTGCGTGGACGTGGCTGGTGGAAGCGCTTGAGGAACACGGTGCACCTTATCGCCGGGCCGGCGGCACAGCCACGCGTGCGTTGAGCGAGAACTTCGGCGACCTCGCGCAACAGCCTGAACGCGTCGACATCGAGCTTCGAGCCTCGTGGACACCTGAGGATTACAACGTCCAAAACCAGCTCGAAGCGTGGTGCGACATGGTGTGCTCCTTCGCGGGCCTGCCTCCTATGGAAGACGGCGTCACACCGATGCCCAACGTCCGGCTCACCTAG
- the msrB gene encoding peptide-methionine (R)-S-oxide reductase MsrB, with protein MHSPVEDPLGRGDAAWREQLSPEEYAVLRQAGTERPGTGAYTNDTTDAVYACRACGAELFSSDTKFDARCGWPAFYAPENSDAIRYLVDNSLGMRRVEVRCANCDSHLGHVFEGEGFDTPTDQRYCINSICLVQKPV; from the coding sequence ATGCATTCTCCTGTTGAAGATCCGCTGGGCCGCGGTGACGCCGCGTGGCGTGAGCAGTTGAGCCCTGAAGAGTATGCCGTGTTGCGTCAGGCCGGCACGGAGCGTCCGGGCACGGGCGCTTACACGAATGACACGACCGATGCGGTGTATGCGTGCCGTGCCTGCGGTGCGGAGCTGTTTTCTTCGGACACGAAGTTTGATGCCCGCTGCGGCTGGCCCGCGTTTTATGCGCCGGAGAATTCCGATGCGATCCGTTACTTGGTCGACAACTCGTTGGGTATGCGCCGTGTTGAGGTGCGTTGCGCGAACTGTGATTCGCACCTGGGGCACGTTTTTGAAGGCGAGGGGTTCGACACTCCAACGGATCAGCGTTATTGCATCAATTCGATCTGCTTGGTTCAAAAGCCCGTTTAG
- a CDS encoding ABC transporter permease has product MFLGWRDVLHAKGRFAIITVVVMLMTLLVGFLTGLTGGLAGANVDTVRSWKADRLVMSAPNGSQDASMSTSSVTPDAQQRWEDHAGRSNVTAVGVTQIAAAHDDVTTGVALVAHGPGADLGAGTGPGQADDAVAPSGSNVTLSEDAAEELGVEAGATITIAGHEFTVADVTGSGHYSHVPVIGMSWSAWQELSERTGGTGHPNALLVHAEISDDEAANINTVANTVSPAGFEQLLAVGSFRSEVGSLGMMIGMLMAISALVVGAFFTVWTLQRTRDIAVMRALGSPVSALLRDAIGQSLLVLAVGVGAGIGIIMLVGPAISSSVPFVSNWLTTLAPGLLMTLLGLIGAAFALRSVTKADPMQALN; this is encoded by the coding sequence ATGTTTCTCGGTTGGCGCGACGTACTCCACGCGAAAGGACGCTTCGCGATCATCACCGTTGTCGTGATGCTCATGACCCTGCTGGTGGGCTTCCTCACCGGGTTGACCGGGGGCCTCGCCGGCGCCAACGTCGACACCGTCCGTTCCTGGAAGGCCGACCGGCTCGTGATGTCCGCGCCGAACGGAAGCCAGGATGCGAGCATGTCCACCTCTTCCGTGACCCCAGATGCTCAACAGCGGTGGGAAGATCACGCCGGCCGCAGCAACGTGACCGCCGTTGGCGTCACCCAAATCGCCGCGGCTCACGACGATGTCACGACCGGCGTTGCCCTCGTGGCCCATGGACCGGGCGCTGACCTCGGCGCCGGTACCGGACCGGGCCAAGCCGACGACGCCGTCGCCCCTTCCGGCAGTAACGTCACCTTGAGCGAAGATGCGGCAGAAGAACTCGGCGTAGAAGCCGGAGCCACAATCACCATCGCAGGTCACGAGTTCACTGTCGCCGATGTCACCGGAAGCGGGCACTACTCGCACGTGCCAGTCATCGGCATGTCGTGGAGCGCGTGGCAAGAGCTGTCCGAGCGCACCGGCGGAACCGGCCATCCTAACGCCCTGCTGGTCCACGCCGAGATCTCCGACGACGAAGCCGCAAACATCAACACGGTCGCCAACACGGTGTCTCCTGCCGGTTTCGAGCAGCTTTTGGCGGTGGGGTCTTTCCGCTCGGAGGTGGGCTCCCTCGGGATGATGATCGGGATGCTCATGGCGATCTCCGCGCTCGTTGTCGGCGCGTTCTTCACCGTGTGGACTTTGCAAAGAACCCGCGACATCGCCGTGATGCGGGCCCTCGGCTCCCCCGTGAGCGCACTGCTGCGTGACGCGATCGGGCAGTCGCTGCTCGTTTTGGCCGTAGGCGTCGGCGCGGGCATCGGAATCATCATGCTCGTTGGCCCGGCGATCTCCTCAAGCGTTCCGTTCGTGAGCAACTGGCTCACAACGCTCGCACCGGGCCTCCTCATGACCCTCCTGGGACTCATCGGCGCAGCGTTCGCGCTGCGTTCCGTGACCAAAGCCGACCCGATGCAGGCTCTGAACTAA
- a CDS encoding sulfurtransferase: MSEVLTEEARHAQYAHPEKLVTTQWVEDHLNEPGIVIVESDEDVLLYETGHIEGAVKLDWHTELNDAVTRDYVDGEGLAALLSRKGISRDDTIVVYGDKSNWWAAYALWVLELFGHPDVRLMDGGRDKWIAEGRALTREVPQRAATDYPVVERDDSTLRVFLPEVLSLLGTTPLIDVRSPQEYTGERTHMPDYPEEGALRGGHIPTAASIPWSSAVGEGSVIKPRAELEALYMDKAGLKSGDDVIAYCRIGERSALTWFILKYALGFENVRNYDGSWTEWGNVVGVPIVLGEEPGTVPASAARNA, from the coding sequence ATGTCAGAGGTTTTGACGGAGGAAGCTCGTCATGCGCAATATGCGCACCCGGAGAAACTGGTGACCACCCAGTGGGTTGAGGATCACCTGAACGAGCCCGGCATCGTGATCGTCGAGTCCGATGAGGATGTTCTTTTGTATGAGACCGGCCATATCGAGGGCGCGGTCAAGTTGGATTGGCACACAGAACTCAACGATGCGGTGACCCGTGATTACGTCGACGGCGAGGGTCTGGCTGCCCTGTTGAGTCGCAAGGGCATCAGCCGCGATGACACGATCGTGGTCTACGGCGATAAGTCGAACTGGTGGGCGGCTTATGCACTGTGGGTCTTGGAACTGTTCGGTCACCCGGATGTTCGCTTGATGGATGGTGGTCGCGATAAGTGGATCGCTGAGGGCCGTGCCCTGACCCGCGAGGTTCCACAGCGTGCGGCGACGGACTACCCGGTGGTTGAGCGCGACGATTCGACGTTGCGTGTCTTCTTGCCTGAGGTTCTTTCGTTGCTGGGCACCACGCCGCTGATCGATGTCCGTTCCCCGCAGGAGTACACGGGCGAGCGCACGCACATGCCGGACTACCCGGAGGAAGGTGCGTTGCGTGGCGGCCACATTCCGACGGCGGCCTCGATTCCGTGGTCAAGTGCCGTTGGTGAGGGCTCGGTGATCAAGCCGCGCGCTGAGCTCGAGGCTCTGTACATGGACAAGGCTGGTTTGAAATCCGGCGATGATGTGATTGCTTATTGCCGCATCGGTGAGCGCTCCGCGTTGACGTGGTTCATTTTGAAGTATGCGCTTGGTTTTGAGAACGTCCGTAACTATGACGGCTCGTGGACTGAGTGGGGCAACGTTGTGGGTGTCCCTATCGTGTTGGGCGAGGAGCCTGGCACTGTTCCGGCTTCCGCGGCACGCAACGCTTAG
- a CDS encoding response regulator, with protein MSGAGEAIRIVVVDDHPVVRAGLRALLEMEEDLTVVGEAGSEDGAVAEVEREQPDLVLMDLRLDHDGSGAVAIQRLRSAGLTMPVLVLTNHDTDADILAAVEAGASGYLLKDAPPEELLPAVRAAAAGQSALAPAIASRLMERLVSPLPSLTLRELEVLRCVSDGLTNAEIAQKLFVSQATVKTHLVHVFEKLGVTSRTQAVAEARDRGLF; from the coding sequence ATGAGTGGAGCTGGCGAGGCTATCCGCATCGTAGTGGTGGATGATCATCCGGTGGTGCGTGCTGGTTTGCGCGCGCTTTTGGAGATGGAGGAGGACCTCACGGTTGTCGGGGAGGCCGGCAGCGAAGACGGTGCTGTCGCCGAGGTTGAACGTGAACAGCCGGATCTGGTGTTGATGGATTTGCGCCTGGATCACGACGGCTCTGGTGCGGTTGCGATTCAACGGTTGCGTTCCGCAGGGCTCACGATGCCGGTTCTGGTGCTCACGAATCACGACACGGACGCGGACATCCTCGCGGCGGTCGAAGCTGGGGCTTCCGGATACCTGCTCAAGGACGCGCCACCTGAAGAGCTTTTGCCTGCGGTGCGCGCGGCTGCCGCGGGGCAGTCGGCGCTCGCCCCGGCGATCGCGAGCCGCCTCATGGAACGCTTGGTTTCTCCGCTTCCGAGCCTCACGTTGCGCGAGCTGGAAGTTCTGCGCTGCGTTTCGGACGGGCTCACGAACGCCGAGATCGCGCAGAAGCTGTTCGTTTCCCAAGCGACCGTCAAGACCCACCTTGTGCACGTGTTCGAAAAGCTCGGGGTTACGTCCCGCACCCAGGCGGTAGCGGAGGCACGGGACCGCGGTCTTTTCTAG
- a CDS encoding HRDC domain-containing protein gives MKLDPPPAALLASGQFPEREPSDLPLLDSPAEGIPPVISTRAALDNAVIQLREGHGPVAVDAERASGFRYGQRAFLVQLRRAGAGTFLIDPEAFDDLLDVNEALADAEWILHAAHQDLPCLRELELQPNTLFDTELAARLAGLPRVGLAYVTETMLGVRLAKEHSAADWSMRPLPEDWLNYAALDVEVLIELRNQLEKLLRGQKKWDLALEEFEYERLKPGPQPRKDPWRRTHGLHQLKDKHQILAVKELWEEREKVAQNKDRAPGRLLPDSAIIAAARALPTTVPALLRTDGFRGRLASKEARRWVTAIARARNATRFPPRTARRSTMPPPRSWNDRFPEAAERYQTARWRLERDAQALGMPLENLLAPAVLKEISWEPPEVVTLDSVQEKLRELGAREWQIRRTAAVITVAFLEPEPLKH, from the coding sequence ATGAAGCTTGATCCACCGCCGGCAGCCCTTCTCGCCTCTGGCCAGTTCCCGGAGCGCGAGCCTTCAGACCTCCCCCTTCTTGACTCCCCCGCCGAGGGGATCCCACCGGTGATTTCGACGCGGGCCGCACTCGATAACGCGGTCATTCAGTTGCGTGAAGGGCACGGCCCTGTAGCGGTCGATGCAGAGCGGGCTTCCGGTTTCCGTTACGGTCAGCGCGCGTTCTTGGTTCAGCTGCGCAGGGCTGGCGCTGGCACGTTCCTGATTGATCCTGAGGCGTTCGACGATCTTCTGGATGTGAACGAGGCGCTCGCGGATGCGGAATGGATTTTGCACGCGGCGCACCAGGATTTGCCGTGCTTGCGTGAGCTCGAGCTACAGCCGAACACGCTTTTCGACACCGAGCTCGCCGCCCGTCTAGCGGGTCTGCCACGCGTAGGTTTGGCGTACGTGACTGAGACGATGCTGGGCGTCCGTTTGGCGAAAGAGCATTCGGCTGCCGATTGGTCGATGCGGCCGTTGCCGGAGGACTGGCTGAATTACGCCGCGCTCGATGTTGAGGTTTTGATCGAGTTGCGGAATCAGCTTGAGAAGCTTCTTCGGGGTCAGAAGAAGTGGGATTTAGCTCTTGAAGAGTTCGAGTATGAACGCCTCAAGCCTGGCCCGCAGCCGCGTAAGGATCCATGGCGGCGCACCCACGGCCTACACCAGTTGAAAGACAAGCACCAGATTCTGGCGGTCAAGGAGCTGTGGGAAGAGCGCGAGAAGGTCGCCCAAAACAAGGACCGCGCTCCGGGCCGTCTTTTGCCGGATTCGGCAATCATCGCCGCGGCTCGCGCGCTCCCGACGACGGTGCCGGCTCTGTTGCGCACGGATGGTTTCCGCGGCCGGTTGGCTAGCAAGGAGGCCCGCCGTTGGGTCACCGCGATTGCGCGGGCCCGGAACGCGACTCGTTTCCCTCCGAGGACGGCGCGCCGTTCAACGATGCCTCCCCCACGTTCGTGGAATGACCGGTTCCCTGAGGCTGCCGAGCGGTATCAGACTGCGCGGTGGCGCTTGGAGCGGGATGCCCAAGCTTTGGGTATGCCTTTGGAGAACCTTTTGGCTCCCGCTGTTTTGAAGGAAATCTCATGGGAGCCGCCTGAGGTGGTCACGCTGGATTCTGTTCAAGAGAAGCTGCGTGAGCTCGGAGCCCGCGAGTGGCAGATTCGCCGCACTGCCGCCGTGATTACCGTTGCGTTCCTTGAGCCAGAGCCGCTTAAGCACTGA
- a CDS encoding sensor histidine kinase, whose translation MSTWLRRGINLSVDALRRLRTVGRSILVYMVESTPSVARSAPEPEHVVSAMAPAFRLLRAGLHVVMLVCAGIAVAAGVKLISVPGQEVRGWLGIVGVAAFVAGWAGGAVQVERGKIRENTTSTVLGLIGMAAAWMLAASQIFEAAYLVFPFFFALLFLLGMKFGTIAVMAATACAILFISQRLGFSFAVVIGPVLGASVSVMIGWALRAVAYQAAVRESLLQRLLDTERELTVTQREAGVQAERARLAGEIHDGVSQSLSSIQMLLHAAERGLPTDDAHRRTKEYIVMARSAAEDAQSETRGILRRMAPAALSDETLTGALERLADVGAGPAVVVMSDDPPLTMSQQAALLRIAQGAVGNARQHSRAHRVLVSLEHDVNSATLTISDDGVGFVPGSVPEGSRGRGHFGLALMRERAEQMGGQFAVESRPGQGTRISVCIPLENGDGQHTTAGEEEA comes from the coding sequence ATGTCGACATGGTTGAGGCGCGGGATCAATCTTTCGGTTGATGCGTTGCGGCGACTGAGGACTGTTGGACGCAGTATTCTCGTTTATATGGTTGAGTCCACGCCGTCTGTTGCCCGGTCTGCTCCGGAACCGGAGCATGTCGTATCCGCGATGGCGCCTGCGTTTCGTCTGCTTCGTGCGGGCTTGCATGTGGTGATGCTGGTGTGCGCTGGCATCGCTGTTGCTGCCGGTGTGAAGCTCATCAGCGTGCCGGGGCAAGAGGTGCGTGGATGGCTTGGGATCGTGGGTGTGGCCGCGTTTGTTGCAGGCTGGGCAGGTGGTGCGGTTCAGGTTGAGCGTGGAAAGATCCGCGAGAACACCACCTCGACTGTGCTGGGTCTCATCGGGATGGCTGCGGCTTGGATGCTTGCTGCGAGCCAGATCTTCGAAGCCGCGTATCTGGTGTTCCCGTTCTTTTTCGCGCTGCTGTTCCTGTTAGGGATGAAGTTCGGAACTATCGCGGTCATGGCGGCGACGGCGTGCGCGATCCTCTTCATTTCCCAACGCCTGGGGTTTTCGTTCGCGGTCGTGATTGGCCCGGTGCTGGGTGCTTCGGTGAGCGTCATGATCGGGTGGGCTCTGCGTGCGGTTGCGTATCAGGCCGCGGTGCGTGAATCCTTGTTGCAGCGGCTGCTCGATACGGAACGCGAGCTGACCGTGACCCAGCGGGAAGCCGGCGTTCAAGCCGAACGCGCTCGCTTGGCGGGAGAGATCCACGACGGCGTTTCGCAGTCTTTGTCTTCGATCCAGATGTTGCTGCACGCGGCCGAGCGTGGCCTGCCAACTGATGATGCGCATCGTAGGACCAAGGAATACATTGTGATGGCGCGGTCTGCTGCCGAGGATGCGCAGTCGGAGACGCGGGGGATCTTGCGGCGGATGGCGCCCGCGGCTTTGTCTGATGAGACGCTCACGGGCGCGCTCGAACGGCTTGCCGATGTGGGCGCTGGCCCGGCCGTGGTGGTTATGAGCGATGACCCTCCGTTGACGATGAGCCAGCAGGCCGCGTTGTTGCGGATCGCACAAGGTGCGGTCGGGAATGCACGCCAGCATTCGCGGGCTCACCGGGTTCTGGTTTCGCTTGAACACGATGTGAATTCGGCCACGTTGACGATCAGCGACGACGGCGTTGGTTTCGTTCCGGGGAGCGTTCCGGAAGGCTCGCGCGGCCGGGGTCATTTCGGGTTGGCGTTGATGCGCGAGCGGGCTGAGCAGATGGGCGGCCAGTTCGCTGTTGAGTCCCGGCCGGGTCAGGGAACGAGGATCTCGGTTTGCATCCCGCTGGAAAACGGTGACGGGCAGCACACCACGGCGGGCGAGGAGGAAGCATGA
- a CDS encoding 3-hydroxyacyl-CoA dehydrogenase NAD-binding domain-containing protein, which yields MRSAAPYEVVTQVHVEDHKIGGHTIAVMTMVSEKDGHPATLGPAGLLNFGRAAEEQVKRAEAGEIDAIAVTGTGRTFAAGADLSTIRTLTDPEDGRLLAELGHVAYDVIADADVPSFAFINGQSLGGGFETALACDYRTVNTGVRALGLPEAGLGLIPGWGGVYRFPRLVGIENGLKVMLENPLKGNRFLNGSQLAEMGGANIAFGPESFLQDSLEWAASVLDGTAPEASRELEDPSDPEVSARWDAALKYARGLVQKATHAETRPAPTALLDTLDANRSMTQKESGALEVDKLAYLMFTPAFQNTIYSFLELFQARAKRPAGVPDVEPQKISKVGVVGAGLMAAQLALVFAQKLQVPVVMTDMDEQRAQAGLDHVAGYLAKNVERGRMKEEDARAIQGLITAGTDKGVYADADFVIEAVFEEISVKQQVFREVEQIVRPDAILATNTSSLSVKEMAEVLEHSERLVGFHFFNPVAQMPLIEIVRGPETSDQVLATAFAAAKSLGKTAVLVKDAPAFVVNRLLLLLLGLVMDAFDQGMDPHEADSALDPLGLPMSPFDLLAMVGLPVAQHVAETLHGSFPERFPLSKNLQTLIDNKVTSIWSKDENGRTFIPEEHLALLERGDATITKDELLTTVLDALATEIRIMLDEGVVAGPQDIDLCMILGAGWPQHLGGITPFLDQSGASERTNGAPFGAWSLPTSSR from the coding sequence TTGCGTTCCGCCGCCCCTTACGAGGTCGTGACCCAGGTTCACGTTGAGGACCACAAGATTGGCGGGCACACCATCGCGGTCATGACGATGGTTTCTGAGAAGGACGGGCATCCCGCAACCCTGGGGCCGGCTGGCCTCCTGAATTTCGGCCGTGCCGCAGAAGAACAGGTCAAGCGAGCTGAGGCTGGCGAGATCGACGCTATCGCCGTCACTGGTACGGGCCGCACCTTCGCTGCTGGAGCTGACCTCAGCACGATCCGCACCCTCACTGACCCTGAAGACGGTCGCTTGCTCGCGGAACTCGGCCATGTTGCCTATGACGTCATCGCCGACGCCGACGTCCCGAGCTTCGCGTTCATCAACGGCCAGTCGCTGGGCGGCGGCTTCGAGACCGCGCTCGCTTGCGACTACCGGACGGTCAACACCGGGGTGCGCGCACTCGGTCTGCCTGAGGCGGGTCTCGGCCTGATCCCTGGTTGGGGTGGCGTCTACCGCTTCCCTCGCTTGGTGGGCATCGAGAACGGGTTGAAAGTCATGCTTGAGAACCCTCTCAAGGGCAACCGCTTCCTGAACGGTAGCCAGTTGGCTGAGATGGGTGGCGCGAACATCGCTTTCGGGCCGGAGAGCTTCCTGCAGGATTCGCTCGAGTGGGCCGCCTCGGTCCTGGACGGCACGGCCCCTGAAGCGAGCCGCGAGCTCGAGGATCCGTCCGATCCTGAGGTTTCCGCCCGCTGGGATGCCGCGCTCAAGTACGCTCGTGGCCTGGTCCAGAAGGCAACCCACGCTGAAACCCGTCCGGCCCCTACCGCGCTCCTGGATACGTTGGATGCGAACCGTTCGATGACTCAGAAGGAATCGGGCGCGCTTGAGGTGGATAAGCTCGCGTATCTGATGTTCACGCCTGCGTTCCAAAACACGATCTACTCGTTCCTCGAGCTGTTCCAGGCTCGCGCTAAGCGTCCGGCAGGTGTGCCCGATGTTGAGCCTCAGAAGATCTCGAAGGTCGGCGTGGTCGGTGCGGGGCTCATGGCGGCTCAGCTTGCGCTCGTGTTCGCTCAGAAGCTTCAGGTGCCTGTTGTCATGACGGACATGGATGAGCAGCGTGCTCAGGCGGGCCTGGATCACGTTGCGGGCTACCTCGCTAAGAACGTTGAGCGTGGCCGCATGAAGGAAGAGGATGCTCGCGCGATCCAGGGCCTCATCACAGCTGGTACCGATAAGGGCGTTTACGCGGATGCTGATTTCGTGATCGAGGCCGTGTTCGAGGAGATCAGCGTCAAGCAGCAGGTATTCCGTGAGGTTGAGCAGATCGTTCGCCCGGATGCGATCCTCGCAACCAACACGTCTTCGCTTTCGGTCAAGGAGATGGCGGAGGTCCTCGAGCACTCTGAGCGCCTCGTCGGCTTCCACTTCTTCAACCCGGTAGCGCAGATGCCGCTGATCGAAATTGTGCGCGGTCCTGAGACCTCGGATCAGGTCCTGGCGACGGCCTTCGCCGCCGCGAAGAGCCTCGGCAAGACCGCCGTGCTGGTCAAGGATGCGCCGGCGTTCGTCGTCAATCGTTTGCTTTTGCTTCTGCTCGGTTTGGTCATGGATGCGTTCGATCAGGGCATGGATCCGCATGAGGCTGATTCCGCGCTGGACCCGCTCGGCCTTCCGATGTCCCCGTTCGATCTGCTTGCGATGGTGGGATTGCCTGTCGCTCAGCACGTCGCTGAGACGCTACACGGCAGCTTCCCGGAGCGTTTCCCGCTGTCGAAGAACCTGCAGACGCTCATCGATAACAAGGTCACCTCGATCTGGTCGAAGGATGAGAACGGCCGCACCTTCATTCCGGAAGAGCACCTTGCGTTGCTTGAACGCGGTGATGCCACGATCACCAAGGATGAGCTGCTCACCACGGTGCTCGATGCGCTGGCGACCGAGATCCGCATCATGCTCGATGAGGGAGTCGTCGCTGGCCCGCAGGATATCGACTTGTGCATGATCCTCGGCGCGGGTTGGCCGCAGCACCTAGGCGGTATCACGCCGTTCCTGGATCAGTCGGGCGCGAGCGAACGCACCAACGGCGCACCGTTCGGCGCGTGGAGCCTGCCGACCTCTTCGAGGTGA
- a CDS encoding alpha/beta hydrolase family protein, producing the protein MSPSSWAAVGLGAGIIGTGVITGLASLFARAVVTPSRNNADEVKILGVGRDHIGGYVDLQTRDPQATAPGCYSLWFNNQSGHAKIGDIISTSSGTHVRRRIISIDRGDLAHATHGSIGGNYFIDPTDAGVLATDVHVPLTAGPAPAWLVEGDQHADTWAILIHGRGATRLETLRGLKPLSDLGLTVLSMSYRNDGEGPEVNNGRYGLGATEWHDVDAAIGYALSQGARDVVLVGWSMGGAIALRTLELSRFRHRIRALALTGPAVDWFEILRYQAKINNIPYLSGRIGGWMLGQPIGKKLTGLTAPIDLNALNWVERAGNIETPVLIQHSRDDGFVPFISSERLAKKNPRYVTLVPFTRAGHVREWNVDPQKWETTLKGWMRATLKI; encoded by the coding sequence ATGAGCCCATCATCGTGGGCCGCTGTGGGGCTCGGCGCGGGAATCATCGGCACAGGCGTCATCACTGGACTCGCTTCGCTGTTCGCTCGCGCCGTCGTCACTCCGTCACGCAACAACGCCGACGAGGTGAAGATCCTCGGCGTTGGCCGCGACCACATCGGTGGCTACGTCGATCTGCAAACGCGTGACCCTCAAGCCACCGCACCCGGGTGCTACTCGCTGTGGTTCAACAATCAGTCCGGGCACGCGAAAATCGGCGACATCATCTCCACATCATCTGGAACGCACGTGCGCCGCCGCATCATCAGCATCGACCGTGGCGACCTCGCCCACGCAACCCACGGAAGTATCGGCGGCAACTACTTCATCGACCCCACCGACGCCGGCGTCCTCGCAACTGACGTCCACGTACCGCTCACAGCCGGGCCAGCACCTGCATGGCTTGTCGAGGGCGATCAACACGCAGACACCTGGGCGATCCTGATTCACGGCCGCGGAGCAACACGCCTCGAAACCCTGCGCGGACTCAAACCACTCAGCGATCTCGGGCTCACCGTGCTGTCGATGAGCTACCGCAACGACGGCGAAGGCCCCGAAGTCAACAACGGCCGGTACGGGCTCGGTGCAACAGAGTGGCACGATGTGGACGCTGCCATTGGGTATGCGCTCAGCCAAGGCGCGCGCGACGTTGTGCTCGTGGGCTGGTCGATGGGTGGTGCGATCGCTTTGCGGACGCTCGAGCTATCGCGGTTCCGCCACCGCATCCGTGCTCTCGCGCTCACCGGTCCCGCCGTCGACTGGTTCGAAATCCTGCGCTACCAAGCGAAAATTAACAACATCCCGTACCTCTCCGGGCGGATCGGCGGGTGGATGCTCGGCCAGCCCATCGGTAAGAAACTCACCGGGCTGACCGCGCCCATCGACCTCAACGCGCTCAACTGGGTTGAACGTGCCGGCAACATCGAGACTCCAGTGCTGATTCAGCATTCGCGTGACGACGGCTTCGTGCCTTTCATCTCCTCCGAACGGCTAGCGAAAAAGAATCCGCGCTACGTGACCCTCGTGCCGTTCACGCGCGCAGGGCACGTACGTGAGTGGAACGTCGACCCGCAGAAGTGGGAAACAACTCTCAAGGGCTGGATGCGTGCAACCTTGAAGATATGA
- a CDS encoding SufE family protein, whose amino-acid sequence MALPTALTEIAEDFNALPEPQRLELLLEFSDNLPELPERYQDAELEQVIECQSPVFLTVEVADDADHTVGVFITAPPEAPTTRGFAGVLVEGLHGLPAEEVLETPDDYPSTIGLARAVSPLRLRGMTAMLGRIKNRVRKELADA is encoded by the coding sequence ATGGCTTTGCCAACTGCTTTGACGGAGATCGCCGAGGATTTTAACGCGTTACCTGAACCGCAGCGTCTTGAGCTGTTGCTTGAGTTTTCGGATAACCTTCCGGAGCTCCCGGAGCGTTATCAGGACGCCGAGCTTGAACAGGTGATTGAGTGCCAGTCGCCTGTGTTTTTGACGGTTGAGGTCGCCGACGACGCGGACCACACGGTAGGCGTGTTCATCACGGCACCGCCGGAGGCTCCAACGACGCGCGGTTTCGCTGGCGTCTTGGTTGAGGGGTTGCATGGCCTGCCTGCCGAGGAGGTCCTGGAGACCCCGGATGACTACCCCTCAACCATTGGTTTGGCGCGCGCGGTTTCGCCGTTGCGTTTGCGCGGCATGACGGCCATGCTGGGTCGAATCAAGAACCGTGTACGTAAGGAACTCGCTGACGCCTAA